A single window of Lutzomyia longipalpis isolate SR_M1_2022 chromosome 1, ASM2433408v1 DNA harbors:
- the LOC129790257 gene encoding uncharacterized protein LOC129790257: protein MFSRRMLCSFLFVILLQVILPQVISAEKSNKKSEDVWKQDLSDAFQINPSTHGLEKVHLKCGASSMIVELETEKEFTGVMYTRGSFYKQSEPCFARPQPGRRAKKLTLKFPLDECQTVKDGELYSNVVIVQHEPDLVMPGDAAFAVECDFRKSRDLTVNAEMQTKDSEVVAIGSRITLTSPDPSYKHDHDSVADTVFNQSHQVTFLPNRIVSDASADDRERKVRGTVESVKLEL from the exons atgtttagtaGAAGAATGTTGTGCTCCTTCCTCTTTGTGATCCTCCTTCAAGTGATCCTCCCCCAAGTGATTAGTgctgaaaaatcaaataaaaaatccgaAG ATGTCTGGAAGCAAGATTTGAGTGATGCCTTCCAAATTAATCCGTCAACGCATGGATTGGAAAAAGTTCACCTCAAGTGCGGTGCAAGCTCGATGATTGTTGAATTGGAGACTGAGAAGGAATTCACGGGTGTTATGTACACGCGTGGGAGTTTCTACAAACAATCCGAGCCATGCTTTGCACGACCCCAACCCGGACGGAGGGCAAAGAAGCTCACACTCAAATTCCCCCTGGATGAGTGTCAGACCGTAAAGGATGGAGAGCTGTATAGCAATGTGGTGATCGTACAGCATGAACCGGATCTCGTAATGCCGGGAGATGCGGCTTTTGCTGTGGAATGTGACTTCCGGAAATCTCGTGATCTCACCGTAAACGCCGAAATGCAGACTAAAGACAG tGAGGTAGTGGCAATTGGATCGAGGATCACACTGACCAGTCCAGATCCATCATACAAACACGATCATGACAGTGTTGCAGACACCGTGTTCAATCAATCGCACCAAGTTACTTTCCTACCTAATCGAATCGTCTCAGACGCCTCGGCGGACGATCGAGAGCGAAAAGTGCGAGGAACTGTTGAATCAGTTAAGCTTGAGCTCTAG